Proteins encoded in a region of the Prunus persica cultivar Lovell chromosome G4, Prunus_persica_NCBIv2, whole genome shotgun sequence genome:
- the LOC109948725 gene encoding uncharacterized protein LOC109948725, with protein sequence MSRMACSSKAIVESNGDVHGDFGIEYLDMIDFTGVEGVHSGDNGPCPWRLRASSYGEKNFMIVKFNPVHECDMSFILDKHCHASAKLVGNVVKRKLKDSRTIYTPSDVKQNFDVTINYCKAWRSRELALMSTRGSVEEAYSLLPAYCHELERVNFGTRTYIHTDENNHFLYFFMAIGACIRGFQSSMRPIIAVDATHLKCKYKSVLFVANAFDGNRNIYPLAFGIGDLETDASWPWFFSKLHEAIGECPNLVIISDQNISIENV encoded by the exons ATGAGTCGGATGGCCTGTTCTTCAAAAGCCATAGTTGAAAGTAATGGTGATGTACATGGTGATTTTGGAATAGAATATTTAGACATGATTGATTTTACAGGGGTGGAGGGGGTGCATAGTGGTGATAATG GTCCATGCCCATGGCGGCTTCGTGCATCTAGTTATGGAGAAAAGAACTTCATGATTGTGAAATTTAATCCGGTCCATGAATGTGATATGAGTTTTATACTTGACAAGCATTGTCACGCAAGTGCTAAACTCGTTGGTAATGTAGTGAAGCGGAAGTTGAAAGATTCTCGCACAATATACACACCAAGTGATGTGAAACAAAACTTTGATGTCACCATTAATTATTGCAAAGCTTGGAGATCGAGGGAGTTAGCTCTAATGTCCACTAGAGGTTCAGTAGAGGAGGCATATTCTCTTCTTCCAGCTTATTGTCACGAATTAGAGCGTGTGAATTTTGGCACAAGGACATACATCCACACCGATGAGAACAAtcactttttgtatttttttatggcTATTGGGGCATGTATTAGAGGGTTTCAATCTTCGATGCGGCCAATCATTGCTGTGGACGCCACACATTTAAAATGTAAGTATAAGAGTGTCCTCTTTGTTGCCAATGCATTTGACGGAAATCGAAACATATATCCTCTTGCTTTTGGAATTGGGGATTTAGAGACGGATGCATCATGGCCTTGGTTTTTCAGTAAGCTTCATGAAGCCATTGGTGAGTGTCCAAATCTTGTGATTATTTCTGATCAAAATATTAGCATAGAGAATGTGTGA
- the LOC109948726 gene encoding ring-infected erythrocyte surface antigen-like: protein MEVERSSLPMWVRVSEEATVTVVDVGVSKKERREERWAEYIMEGQTIEIEDKGQEKHVQEIMEEEHVQEIVENEEHVQVIVENEEHVQEIVENEEHVQVIVENEEHVQVIVEEEEEHVQVIVENEEHVQVIVEEEEHVQEFVENEEHVQVIVENEEHVQVIVEEEHVQEIVEEEEHVQ from the exons ATGGAGGTTGAAAGGTCGTCGTTGCCGATGTGGGTTAGGGTTTCTGAGGAGGCGACAGTGACTGTCGTCGATGTGGGTGTGagcaagaaagagagaagagaggagaggtgGGCTGA GTACATAATGGAGGGTCAAACTATCGAAATTGAAGACAAAggacaagaaaaacatgttcAAGAAATTATGGAAGAAGAACATGTTCAAGAAATTGTGGAGAATGAAGAGCATGTTCAAGTAATTGTGGAGAATGAAGAACATGTTCAAGAAATTGTGGAGAATGAAGAGCATGTTCAAGTAATTGTGGAGAATGAAGAACATGTTCAAGTAAttgtggaagaagaagaagaacatgttCAAGTAATTGTGGAGAATGAAGAACATGTTCAAGTAAttgtggaagaagaagaacatgttCAAGAATTTGTGGAGAATGAAGAACATGTTCAAGTAATTGTGGAGAATGAAGAACATGTTCAAGTAATTGTGGAAGAAGAACATGTTCAAGAAATtgtcgaagaagaagaacatgttCAATAA
- the LOC109948727 gene encoding uncharacterized protein LOC109948727: MHQVRFQSDQTIANILIDERLNKTMLTKFFRVIGRIYTVSPTEGEKFYLRILLNHVRGATSFLNLMTIGGVLQPTFKEAAEQQGLLEEDDSIRQCLLEAFTIRMPSALRRLFVTILVYCEPVGVRTLWDEFYPFMIEDYAFSSNLRCNVIVNRLLRDLNTLLVQFNKNIKDFDLPQMTTKVVSAMPRYIEDELSIGGTGKTYLYHALLANMRGLGYIVLATSTFGIAATILPSGRTTHSRFKIPLSTDSSSTCSISKQANLAKLIQQAKTIIWDELTMAHRYAFEALDRTFRDIIDVDLTFGGKTMIFEGDFQQVLPVIPKGKKLELIQASVVKALF; encoded by the exons ATGCATCAAGTTCGATTTCAATCTGACCAGACTATTGCAAATATTCTGATAGACGAGAGGCTTAACAAGACAATGCTcactaaatttttcagggttATTGGGCGAATATATACAGTCTCACCCACTGAAGGTGAGAAATTTTACCTACGCATACTTCTGAATCATGTCAGAGGAGCCACATCATTTCTAAATTTAATGACAATTGGTGGCGTTTTGCAACCAACGTTTAAGGAAGCAGCAGAACAACAAGGTTTGTTAGAAGAAGACGACAGTATTCGACAATGTTTGCTTGAGGCCTTTACAATTCGGATGCCATCGGCCTTAAGAAGATTATTTGTCACCATTTTGGtatattgtgaaccagttggTGTCCGGACATTGTGGGATGAATTCTATCCATTCATGATTGAAGATTATGCTTTCTCGAGTAACTTACGTTGCAATGTTATTGTGAACAGACTTTTACGTGACTTAAACACACTTTTGGTACAATTTAACAAGAATATCAAGGACTTTGATTTGCCCCAAATGACAACAAAAGTAGTTTCTGCAATGCCTAGATATATTGAAGACGAACTCTCAATAG GTGGAACTGGAAAAACTTACTTATACCATGCATTGTTAGCAAACATGAGAGGGTTGGGTTATATAGTATTAGCAACATCAACATTTGGAATAGCAGCTACAATATTACCTAGTGGGAGAACAACACATTCTAGATTCAAGATACCACTTAGCACAGATTCATCATCTACATGTTCGATCAGTAAACAAGCTAATTTGGCAAAGTTAATACAACAGGCAAAGACAATTATTTGGGATGAATTAACGATGGCACATCGTTATGCCTTTGAAGCGCTAGATCGAACTTTTAGAGACATAATTGATGTTGACTTAACATTTGGGGGGAAAACAATGATCTTTGAGGGAGATTTTCAACAAGTACTTCCCGTTATTCCTAAAGGAAAGAAGTTGGAACTAATCCAGGCCAGTGTGGTAAAAGCATTATTTTAG